The nucleotide sequence AATTATTTAAAAGCTCCCCTAATCTGAATCTGGTGCTTAAAATTCTATCTGCTTTGTTTTTAGGCAGATTTTTGGTATTAATTTCTTTGTAGGCATTGTACAGAATCTCCACGAAGATTATCCATTCTTCTGGATCTTCATAACTCAGCATCTGTGGGGGTATGGTTTTTTTAATGTCTTTTTCAAGCCGTTTATTAAGTATATTGACTTCCATTCGATTCATGAGCTTATTTTCAATATTATGGGCTTCATCAAGCACCATGAAAGTCCTTTTTGGAAAATGACGCACATAGTTAAGTTCAAGGAGCGCATAATCATAATTCATGAGGGTTATATCGCTGTTTATGGCGTCAGCTTTCTGTTCCCAGTAATTACATTTATCAAGGGATTTGAAGTAGTAGGGAAACCCTCCACTATCCTCGAATGCAAAATGAGTTTGATCAGCTTCTTTTTTTGTAATTCCAAATTCACAGGAAAATTTTCGTGACTGTGGTGTTGTCTGACATACTCCTGTATCACAGCTCGCCTCTAAATTTGCAGATTTGCATGAGAAATTGCCCCGGCCCTTTACCAGGTTATAACAGAATTCATTGGCGTACTGTGACTGAAGCTGTTTTGTCATTGTAAGGATATATGCAGGCTCATAAATTCTTGCAAGGGTTGTTGCTATTGCTGATTTTCCAGTACCGGTTCCTGCTTCGAGTACTATGTATTTAAACCCATCGTCTACTGCATTTTTAATTTTTGATATTATTTCGAGCTGTCCTTCCCTCGGCTCTTTAAATGGGAAATTTTCAATTATAGAGCTGTCCATACGTGGATTCTCATCTTTAAGCTTTTTAATCAGGTCTTTTGAGATTCCTGTAGCTCTGTTATTATTTTTTCTGTTGTTTGATGAGCATATACATCGCTGTTTGATCATATTGCATTCACTGCAAAAAAAGCCATTATCCATAATCATTTATATTTATGATAATGCTATAAATAGATAAACTTGGAGAAAATTATATTCGTTATGTTGTTATTACTAAATTACTCAATTATAAAGTATTAAAATTAAAATATTTAAAATATTTGAGGTTTAATTTATGAAAAAAGGTAAGTTTACAGGAATTGGTGTGGGTCCGGGAGATCCCGATCTTCTAACAGTTAAGGCGGTTAAAGCTTTAAATAATATTGATGTGATATGTGCACCAAAATCTGCTCAATCAAAGCCAAGCCTGGCGTTATCAATCGTACAGAATGTTATAGATAGGCGAGATGATGATTATAGTATTTTAGAACCGCTTTTTCCAATGATAGAGGATAAAAATGAACTTCAGGAATACTGGAAAGAGGCTGCTGAACTGATAATCGAAAAATTGGATGCTGGATTGGATGTAGCTTTCATAACCCTTGGAGATCCTGCTGTCTACAGTACATTTTCATATGTCTTCAAACGGATAAATAATTTGGGCTATGAAACAGAAATAATACCTGGAATTACGTCGTTTACAGGATGTTCTGCAGCAGCGAAGATTTCTCTTGCTGAAAAAGACGAAATTATTGTTATAGTTCCTAAAGTTGATGAAAGACTGCCTCAGATTCTTGAACATGGGGATACTTTCGTGATAATGAAAACATCAAGGCATTCTGACAGGCTTAAAGAAATTATAAATGCTGATAAAAGGGATAAGGAGATAATATCGGTACAAAACTGTAGTATGGATGATGAAATTGTTAAAGACGGTTTTATTGAGGATAAAAAATATCTTTCTACCACCATTGTTAAATTTAAAAAGTAGAATATCTGATTATAATTTGTTAATGGCAAAACAGCAGTAGTTATCCCCCATTGCATAACATTTTGTCTCTTTTACAGTTTGTTCATCCTTAAAATGTGCTGAAAATAATGATTTTAGTATTCCTGCATCAAATGCACATGCTGGAGCTCCAAGAACGGGTAAACCGCGGCACTCATAACAATCATAAACGTTAATTATCAATGGATCAATGCTTTTTACATCTACACGACCTAAATGATGAGTTTCCCAGAATTCAGCAATGTTTTCGAGGAATTTGTTTATATCACTATTTTTAACTCTTTCATAAAGTGCATCGCCAACTTTAAGTCCTGCTTCATGAAGTATTGGATCAATGTTAATTCCCTGGCTCATTAAAGCTACCCTTATAGTTTTAAACATTAGACGGAAAAATTCAAATGGATCTCCGTCGCTGGAGATGTAGCTGGCAACATAACTTTCTATGTCCTCTTCTAAACGTTTGTCATGGGATAATTCCCCTAAATATTCTGAGTTTATGAAAAATATCTTTTTGCGGGCGTCTTCAGGGTCAGGTTTGGAGTCTATTATTCCTTCGTCAACAAGTTTCTTTAAATGTACGGATACTGTTGATTTGGCTTTGCCAGATAATGCCACTATGTGATCAAAGCTTAATTCATTCTTTCTGAGCATTGATAATATTTTAACTCTTACTGGGCTGTCAATA is from Methanobacterium sp. and encodes:
- a CDS encoding ATP-dependent DNA helicase, with translation MDNGFFCSECNMIKQRCICSSNNRKNNNRATGISKDLIKKLKDENPRMDSSIIENFPFKEPREGQLEIISKIKNAVDDGFKYIVLEAGTGTGKSAIATTLARIYEPAYILTMTKQLQSQYANEFCYNLVKGRGNFSCKSANLEASCDTGVCQTTPQSRKFSCEFGITKKEADQTHFAFEDSGGFPYYFKSLDKCNYWEQKADAINSDITLMNYDYALLELNYVRHFPKRTFMVLDEAHNIENKLMNRMEVNILNKRLEKDIKKTIPPQMLSYEDPEEWIIFVEILYNAYKEINTKNLPKNKADRILSTRFRLGELLNNLEDNPENWVVDPTPGGVSFKPLKVNSYAKDMLFKHADICLLMSATILDHRLFCKWLGIDYNEVYSLKVRSNFPASRRPVYIKPVGNMSKRSIKYTAPKTLPILKKIIDHHKREKGLIHTHNYKCQKYIMGNLKTNRLMGHTPLNREFKLMQFEKTDKPMVLVSPSMSEGVDLPYEKCQFQVIYKIPFPYLGDKQINKRKGMDPKWYAYKTIMTLIQAYGRGMRAEDDFCATYILDGNVQMLFNNPLYKTLLPREFKEAIAVEEDWLVEDNLVPKIKL
- the cobI gene encoding precorrin-2 C(20)-methyltransferase, coding for MKKGKFTGIGVGPGDPDLLTVKAVKALNNIDVICAPKSAQSKPSLALSIVQNVIDRRDDDYSILEPLFPMIEDKNELQEYWKEAAELIIEKLDAGLDVAFITLGDPAVYSTFSYVFKRINNLGYETEIIPGITSFTGCSAAAKISLAEKDEIIVIVPKVDERLPQILEHGDTFVIMKTSRHSDRLKEIINADKRDKEIISVQNCSMDDEIVKDGFIEDKKYLSTTIVKFKK
- a CDS encoding ArsR family transcriptional regulator, with the translated sequence MNSGEKSSKKDKKIELFATSKGVYAIDSPVRVKILSMLRKNELSFDHIVALSGKAKSTVSVHLKKLVDEGIIDSKPDPEDARKKIFFINSEYLGELSHDKRLEEDIESYVASYISSDGDPFEFFRLMFKTIRVALMSQGINIDPILHEAGLKVGDALYERVKNSDINKFLENIAEFWETHHLGRVDVKSIDPLIINVYDCYECRGLPVLGAPACAFDAGILKSLFSAHFKDEQTVKETKCYAMGDNYCCFAINKL